In the Veillonellaceae bacterium genome, one interval contains:
- the trmL gene encoding tRNA (uridine(34)/cytosine(34)/5-carboxymethylaminomethyluridine(34)-2'-O)-methyltransferase TrmL, producing MHIVLVEPEIPGNTGNIARLCAATNIQLHLVRPLGFSIEDKYLKRAGLDYWHLVKVHCYDCFDEVLQLYQGHNFYYNTTKASKLYTDVQYTSSDLLVFGKETAGLPQTLLEANKERCIRIPMFSEARSLNLSNAAAVVAYEALRQVGFPGLKIARG from the coding sequence TTGCATATTGTGCTTGTCGAGCCTGAGATTCCAGGTAATACCGGTAATATCGCCAGATTATGCGCGGCGACGAATATACAGTTGCATCTAGTACGCCCGCTGGGATTTTCAATTGAAGATAAGTATCTAAAACGAGCAGGCTTAGATTATTGGCACTTAGTAAAGGTACACTGCTACGATTGTTTCGATGAAGTGCTACAATTATACCAGGGTCATAATTTTTATTACAATACTACGAAAGCCAGCAAGCTTTATACTGATGTTCAATATACTAGCAGCGATCTATTAGTATTTGGCAAAGAGACAGCGGGTTTACCGCAAACTTTGTTGGAGGCTAATAAAGAAAGATGTATCCGCATTCCAATGTTTTCCGAAGCCCGATCGCTTAATTTATCTAATGCTGCAGCTGTGGTCGCTTATGAAGCATTACGTCAAGTAGGGTTTCCTGGTTTAAAAATAGCGCGAGGATAG